The Geminocystis sp. NIES-3708 genomic sequence TAGAATTTTGAAAAGAAGCATTTCTAAGATTAGTTGCCGCAAAAACTGAGCCTGTTAAGTCTCGATTAGAAAAATCTTGTCCTTCTAATTCAGCATAGGTGAAATTTAGAATTTCAGCATTAACTGGTTGAGGTGTTAACAGAATTAATCCAATACTTAAAAGTAAAAGTAAAAATATACAAAATACACGCCATAGAATAGTTAAAAATCGAGTCGAAATCATAATTTTTTTCTTACAGAAGGGATTAATAAGCAAAAGAAGAGAATTGACACTGAAAGGGTAGAATATTGAATTGACCATAGTAATTTATTCAATTAGAGTCTTTTATATAAATGTTAATTGTAGCGAGGATCACTAATTTAGAGACTGAAAGAAAAAAAATTTCATCGGAGTTGAAAATTGGTTTTGTTCCCACTATGGGAGCGTTACATTTAGGGCATGAAAGTTTAATAAAACAAGCAGTAACTGAAAATGATTATGTGGTAGTTAGTATATTTGTTAATCCTTTACAATTTAGCATTGATGAAGATTTAGATAAATATCCTAGACAATTAGAGAAAGACATCGAATTATGCGAAAAATTAGGAGTTAATCTCTTGTTTACCCCTTCAGAAGAAGAAATGAACACTTTAAAAGGAGAAATCACTTTTGTGACACCTCCTCTCTCAATGATGTCAGTTTTATGTGGAAAATATCGACAAGGACATTTTCAAGGAGTTGCTACCATTGTGACAAAATTGTTTAACTTAATTCAACCAAATATCGCTTATTTTGGGCAAAAAGATGCACAACAGGTGGCAATTATCAAAAAAATGGTCAATGATCTCCATATTCCTGTTAAAATCAAAGCTTGTACTATTATTCGGGGAAATTCAGGATTAGCACTAAGCTCAAGAAATCAATATTTAAGCTCTCAAGAAAAAGAAGAAGCAACATTGCTATTTAAGAGTTTAACTTTGGCAAAAGAGGCTTTTTTAAAAGGCGAAAAAAATACTCATAAATTAATCATAATTATTCAAAATGAGTTTAAAAATCATCCTTTTTTAAGTTTACAATACATAGAAATAGTTGACCCCGAAACTTTAAAACCGCTAACAATAATTGCTGATTCTGCTTT encodes the following:
- a CDS encoding bifunctional pantoate--beta-alanine ligase/(d)CMP kinase codes for the protein MLIVARITNLETERKKISSELKIGFVPTMGALHLGHESLIKQAVTENDYVVVSIFVNPLQFSIDEDLDKYPRQLEKDIELCEKLGVNLLFTPSEEEMNTLKGEITFVTPPLSMMSVLCGKYRQGHFQGVATIVTKLFNLIQPNIAYFGQKDAQQVAIIKKMVNDLHIPVKIKACTIIRGNSGLALSSRNQYLSSQEKEEATLLFKSLTLAKEAFLKGEKNTHKLIIIIQNEFKNHPFLSLQYIEIVDPETLKPLTIIADSALMAIAAYCGDTRLIDNLILTVRKPIIAIDGPAGAGKSTVSRRLAHELGFLYLDTGAMYRAITWLVMENKIDVTDEKAIATLVNTAEIDLFPSPDLNIPVTVKVNQKDVTQVIRTPLVTANVSKVSAQKSVREKLVKLQQEYGIQGGIVAEGRDIGTNVFPTAQLKIFLTASPTARAKRRLIDLKNQGENNINLEGLINDIQQRDYLDSTREISPLRKAENAIEIITDDFTIEEVINNIKSYLI